A DNA window from Budorcas taxicolor isolate Tak-1 chromosome 14, Takin1.1, whole genome shotgun sequence contains the following coding sequences:
- the KCNV1 gene encoding potassium voltage-gated channel subfamily V member 1 produces MELPPRGRAPPDSSLDSASLTSLDSSVFCSEGEGEPLALGDSFTVNVGGSRFVLSQQALSCFPHTRLGKLAVVVASCRRRGALAAVPSPLELCDDANPVDNEYFFDRSSQAFRYVLHYYRTGRLHVMEQLCALSFLQEIQYWGIDELSIDSCCRDRYFRRKELSETLDFKKDTEDQESQHESEQDFSQGRCPTIRQKLWNILEKPGSCTAARIFGVISIIFVAVSIVNMALMSAELSWLDPQLLEILEYVCISWFTGEFVLRFLCVRDRCRFLRKVPNIIDLLAILPFYITLLVESLSGSQTTQELENVGRIVQVLRLLRALRMLKLGRHSTGLRSLGMTITQCYEEVGLLLLFLSVGISIFSTVEYFAEQSIPDTTFTSVPCAWWWATTSMTTVGYGDIRPDTTTGKIVAFMCILSGILVLALPIAIINDRFSACYFTLKLKEAAVRQREALKKLTKNIATDSYISVNLRDVYARSIMEMLRLKGRERASTRSSGGDDFWF; encoded by the exons ATGGAGCTGCCTCCCCGGGGCCGGGCGCCGCCGGACTCCTCGCTGGACAGCGCCTCCCTGACCTCGCTGGACTCCAGCGTCTTCTGCAGCGAGGGTGAAGGGGAGCCCCTGGCGCTCGGAGACAGCTTCACCGTCAACGTGGGCGGCAGCCGCTTTGTGCTCTCGCAGCAGGCGTTGTCCTGCTTCCCGCACACGCGCCTGGGCAAGCTGGCCGTGGTGGTGGCCTCGTGCCGGCGCCGCGGGGCCCTGGCCGCGGTGCCCAGCCCCCTGGAGCTCTGTGACGACGCCAATCCCGTGGACAACGAGTACTTCTTCGACCGGAGCTCGCAAGCCTTCCGCTACGTCCTGCACTACTATCGCACCGGCCGCCTGCACGTCATGGAGCAGCTATGCGCGctctccttcctccaggagatccagTACTGGGGCATCGACGAGCTCAGCATTGACTCCTGCTGCCGGGACAG ATACTTCAGAAGAAAGGAGCTGAGTGAAACGTTAGACTTTAAGAAGGACACAGAAGACCAGGAGAGTCAGCATGAGAGTGAACAGGACTTCTCCCAGGGACGTTGCCCCACCATCCGCCAGAAGCTCTGGAACATCCTGGAGAAGCCTGGGTCGTGCACAGCGGCCCGAATCTTTGGGGTCATCTCCATCATCTTTGTGGCGGTGTCCATCGTCAACATGGCCCTGATGTCAGCCGAGTTAAGCTGGCTGGACCCACAGCTGCTGGAAATCCTGGAGTATGTGTGCATCAGTTGGTTCACGGGGGAGTTTGTCCTGCGCTTCCTGTGCGTGAGGGACAGGTGCCGCTTCCTGAGGAAGGTGCCGAACATCATAGACCTCCTTGCCATCTTGCCCTTCTACATCACTCTCCTGGTAGAGAGCCTGAGTGGGAGCCAGACTACACAGGAGCTGGAAAACGTGGGGCGCATCGTTCAGGTTTTGAGGCTGCTCAGGGCTCTGCGCATGCTCAAACTGGGCAGGCATTCCACAG GCTTACGCTCCCTTGGGATGACAATCACCCAGTGTTATGAAGAAGTTGGCCTGCTGCTCCTGTTTCTGTCTGTGGGAATCTCTATATTTTCAACCGTGGAATATTTTGCTGAGCAGAGCATTCCCGACACAACCTTCACAAGTGTCCCTTGTGCCTGGTGGTGGGCCACAACATCCATGACTACTGTGGGATATGGAGACATAAGACCAGACACCACCACGGGCAAGATTGTGGCCTTCATGTGTATCTTATCGGGAATCCTTGTTTTGGCCTTGCCCATTGCTATTATTAACGACCGCTTCTCTGCTTGCTACTTCACCTTGAAGCTCAAGGAAGCAGCTGTTAGACAGCGTGAGGCTCTGAAGAAACTTACCAAGAATATAGCTACTGACTCATATATCAGTGTGAACTTGAGAGATGTCTATGCCCGGAGTATCATGGAGATGCTTCGactgaaaggcagagaaagagcaAGTACTAGGAGCAGTGGAGGAGATGATTTCTGGTTTTGA